The following proteins are co-located in the Alkalidesulfovibrio alkalitolerans DSM 16529 genome:
- a CDS encoding RDD family protein, whose product MDRNDDGWEELKARRAAEAGRNGGYASFMQRLGAYIADQGILFVVTFALTYFLDFGGVENVSGEELTRDDTMGMIIALCLSWGYYALQESSAHQATFGKRMMGIVVTDMDGRRLSFGRATLRYFGKLLSGLIFLLGYLMAAFTPRKQALHDYIAGTLVVRRPD is encoded by the coding sequence ATGGACAGGAACGACGACGGCTGGGAAGAATTGAAGGCGCGGCGCGCGGCGGAAGCCGGGCGCAACGGCGGATACGCGAGTTTCATGCAGCGCCTGGGGGCCTACATCGCGGACCAGGGAATTTTGTTCGTCGTGACGTTCGCGCTGACCTATTTCCTCGACTTCGGCGGCGTGGAGAACGTCAGCGGCGAGGAACTGACGCGTGACGACACCATGGGCATGATCATCGCCTTGTGCCTTTCCTGGGGGTACTATGCCCTGCAGGAGTCGTCGGCCCACCAGGCCACCTTCGGCAAGCGGATGATGGGCATCGTGGTCACGGACATGGACGGGCGGCGGCTGAGCTTTGGCCGCGCCACGCTGCGCTACTTCGGCAAGCTGCTTTCCGGCCTCATTTTCCTGCTGGGCTACCTCATGGCCGCCTTCACGCCCAGAAAGCAGGCCCTGCACGACTACATCGCCGGGACCCTGGTGGTGCGCAGGCCCGACTAG
- a CDS encoding glycogen/starch/alpha-glucan phosphorylase: protein MADKKTAPKKPAAKTAPKATSRAGEKKKSEAGPAPRIQPTKRLVDSLCYTAAAPESEKIAADLRRHVTVTLGNDFDRPSAYTYSQGLSYAVRDRLIDQWIKTQRSMYENGTKRVYYLSLEFLPGRFLANSILNLGIEEDVEAALKGTRLTLADLEEQEAEPGLGNGGLGRLASCYLDSMATLGIPGYGYGISYAYGIFRQDIEDGRQVEKADNWLHYGTPWGFQRTKHLYSVHFGGYVRPYTDHEGNTRFHWVAEQRLKAMALDIMVPGYKNGYATNMRLWVAKADKAFDLQFFNSGDYIGALENKIMSEKISMVLYPDDTEMAGKELRLKQQYFFVSATMQDIVRRFRKKGVPWTDLPKYVAVQLNETHPAIAIPELMRMLVDGEHMDWDDAWATCVRTFAYTNHTVLPEALEKWPAELMERLLPRHMQIIYEINRRFLQEVAMRFTGDTERLRRMSLIEEGEDKQVRMAFLAIIGSHTVNGVAALHSELITKTIFRDFFEMYPERFTNITNGVTPRRFLAQCNKPLARLITEAVGDGWQTHLDRIKGLAPLAEDAAFRESWLDIRKANKQALGSLVSDLCGVRPDPESLFDVQVKRIHEYKRQLLNCLHLITLLNRLRDNPGLEMTPRTVLFAGKAAPGYAMAKLIIRLISSVAYAVNTDPAVGGRLRAAFLPNYSVSQAEHIIPACDLSEQISTAGMEASGTGNMKFALNGALTIGTYDGANIEILEEVGAENFFLFGLRVEDVLEKRRGGYDPRAVCTEHPELARAIGMIATGYFSPGEPDLYAPIVRSLLDGGDFFMVMADYADYVRTQDEAARVFADPHEWAKRSILNTAGMGKFSSDRSIMEYATRIWGVTPLALDT from the coding sequence ATGGCCGACAAGAAGACCGCTCCGAAAAAGCCCGCCGCCAAGACGGCCCCCAAGGCAACGTCCCGCGCGGGCGAAAAGAAAAAATCCGAAGCCGGACCCGCCCCGAGAATACAACCCACCAAGCGCCTCGTGGATTCGCTGTGCTATACGGCCGCCGCGCCCGAGTCGGAGAAGATCGCGGCCGACCTGCGCCGCCACGTGACCGTGACCCTGGGCAACGACTTCGACAGGCCCAGCGCCTACACCTACAGCCAGGGCCTGTCCTACGCCGTGCGCGACCGACTCATCGACCAGTGGATCAAGACCCAACGGTCGATGTACGAGAACGGCACCAAGCGCGTCTATTACCTCTCGCTCGAATTTCTGCCCGGCAGGTTTCTGGCCAACAGCATCCTGAACCTGGGCATCGAGGAGGACGTGGAGGCCGCACTCAAGGGCACGCGCCTGACCCTGGCCGACTTGGAGGAGCAGGAGGCCGAGCCGGGGCTCGGCAACGGCGGCCTGGGCCGTCTGGCCTCGTGCTACCTCGACTCCATGGCCACCCTGGGCATCCCGGGCTACGGCTACGGCATCTCTTACGCCTACGGCATCTTCCGCCAGGACATCGAGGACGGTCGCCAGGTGGAGAAGGCCGACAACTGGCTGCACTACGGCACGCCGTGGGGCTTTCAGCGCACCAAGCACCTGTATTCGGTCCATTTCGGCGGCTACGTGCGGCCCTACACCGACCACGAAGGCAACACCCGCTTCCACTGGGTGGCCGAGCAGCGACTGAAGGCCATGGCCCTGGACATCATGGTTCCGGGCTACAAGAACGGCTACGCCACCAACATGCGGCTGTGGGTGGCCAAGGCCGACAAGGCCTTCGACCTGCAGTTCTTCAACTCCGGGGACTACATCGGCGCCCTGGAGAACAAGATCATGTCCGAGAAGATCTCCATGGTCCTTTATCCCGACGACACGGAGATGGCGGGCAAGGAACTGCGCCTCAAGCAGCAATACTTCTTCGTCTCCGCGACCATGCAAGACATCGTGCGCCGCTTCCGCAAGAAGGGCGTGCCCTGGACCGACCTGCCCAAATACGTGGCCGTGCAGCTCAACGAGACCCACCCGGCCATCGCCATCCCGGAGCTGATGCGCATGCTCGTGGACGGCGAGCACATGGACTGGGACGATGCCTGGGCCACCTGCGTGCGCACCTTCGCCTACACCAACCACACCGTGCTGCCCGAGGCCCTGGAGAAGTGGCCCGCCGAACTCATGGAGCGCCTGTTGCCGCGCCACATGCAGATCATCTACGAGATCAACCGCCGCTTCCTGCAGGAGGTGGCCATGCGCTTCACCGGCGACACGGAGCGGCTGCGCCGCATGTCGCTCATCGAGGAAGGCGAGGACAAGCAGGTGCGCATGGCCTTCTTGGCCATCATCGGCTCGCATACGGTCAACGGCGTGGCCGCGCTGCACTCCGAACTCATCACCAAGACCATCTTCCGCGACTTCTTCGAGATGTACCCCGAGCGCTTCACCAACATCACCAACGGCGTCACGCCGCGCCGCTTCCTGGCGCAGTGCAACAAGCCGCTGGCGCGCCTCATCACCGAGGCCGTGGGCGACGGCTGGCAGACGCACCTCGACCGCATCAAGGGCTTGGCCCCGCTGGCCGAGGACGCCGCTTTCAGGGAGAGCTGGCTCGACATCCGCAAGGCCAACAAACAGGCCCTGGGCAGCCTGGTGTCCGACCTGTGCGGCGTGCGACCCGATCCCGAAAGTCTTTTCGACGTCCAGGTCAAACGCATCCACGAATACAAGCGGCAACTGCTCAACTGCCTGCACCTGATCACTCTTTTGAACCGGCTGCGCGACAATCCAGGGCTTGAGATGACGCCGCGCACGGTGCTCTTCGCGGGCAAGGCCGCGCCGGGCTACGCGATGGCCAAGCTGATCATCCGGTTGATAAGTTCCGTGGCCTATGCCGTGAATACCGACCCGGCCGTGGGCGGACGCCTGCGCGCCGCCTTCCTGCCCAACTACTCGGTCTCGCAGGCCGAACACATCATCCCGGCCTGCGACCTCTCCGAGCAGATATCCACGGCCGGCATGGAGGCCTCGGGCACCGGCAACATGAAGTTCGCCCTGAACGGCGCGCTGACCATCGGCACTTACGACGGAGCCAACATCGAGATTCTGGAGGAGGTCGGGGCCGAAAACTTCTTCCTCTTCGGCCTGCGCGTAGAGGACGTGCTCGAAAAAAGACGCGGCGGCTACGACCCGCGCGCCGTGTGCACCGAGCACCCCGAACTGGCCAGGGCGATCGGCATGATCGCCACGGGCTACTTCTCGCCCGGCGAACCCGATTTGTACGCGCCCATCGTCCGCTCGCTGCTCGACGGCGGCGATTTTTTCATGGTCATGGCCGACTACGCGGACTACGTGCGCACCCAGGACGAGGCGGCCAGGGTCTTCGCCGACCCGCACGAGTGGGCCAAACGCTCCATCCTGAATACGGCAGGCATGGGCAAGTTCTCCTCCGACCGCTCGATCATGGAGTACGCGACCAGGATCTGGGGGGTTACGCCCCTCGCGTTGGACACGTAA
- a CDS encoding 2-amino-3,7-dideoxy-D-threo-hept-6-ulosonate synthase — translation MLLGKAVRLERILNRNTRRTVIVPMDHGVTVGPIKGMHDFKGSVDRVAEGGANAVLMHKGMPRCTHRGYGKDIGLIVHLSASTSLSPFPGAKTLVASVEDAIKLGADGVSVHVNLGDERERDMLADLGMVCSRAAEWGMPVLAMMYARGPHIVNEYDPAVVAHAARVAVELGADVVKCAYTGDMESFARVVEACCVPVVIAGGPRLDDDAALLTMAHDACLAGCAGLSIGRNVFQHDRPELLVKALSRVVHDEWDVERALEVVRSGRA, via the coding sequence ATGCTTCTCGGAAAGGCCGTCCGCCTCGAACGCATTCTCAATCGCAACACGCGGCGCACGGTGATCGTGCCCATGGACCACGGCGTGACCGTGGGGCCCATCAAGGGCATGCACGACTTCAAGGGCTCGGTGGATCGCGTGGCCGAAGGCGGGGCCAACGCCGTGCTCATGCACAAGGGCATGCCTCGCTGCACCCATCGCGGCTACGGCAAGGACATCGGACTCATCGTCCACCTCTCGGCTTCCACCTCCCTGTCTCCCTTTCCCGGCGCGAAGACGCTCGTGGCCAGCGTGGAGGACGCCATCAAGCTTGGCGCGGACGGCGTCTCGGTGCACGTGAACCTGGGCGACGAGCGCGAGCGCGACATGCTGGCCGACCTCGGGATGGTCTGCTCGCGCGCGGCCGAGTGGGGCATGCCGGTGTTGGCCATGATGTACGCGCGCGGGCCGCACATCGTGAACGAGTACGACCCGGCCGTGGTGGCCCACGCCGCGCGCGTGGCCGTGGAACTCGGGGCCGACGTGGTCAAGTGCGCCTATACCGGCGACATGGAGAGCTTCGCCCGCGTGGTGGAGGCCTGCTGCGTGCCGGTGGTCATCGCGGGCGGCCCGCGCCTGGACGACGACGCGGCGCTTTTGACCATGGCGCACGACGCCTGCCTGGCCGGATGCGCGGGGCTGTCCATCGGCCGCAACGTCTTTCAGCACGACCGGCCGGAACTCCTGGTCAAGGCGCTCTCGCGCGTGGTGCACGACGAATGGGACGTGGAGCGCGCCCTTGAGGTGGTCAGAAGCGGCCGCGCGTGA
- a CDS encoding glycosyltransferase family 4 protein: protein MRAIQVVNVRFFNATAWYGLYLTRLMREAGHQALVIGLPDTESFEVAREWGIEPVPMDMNTTHPGRLLALYREMADLVRDFRPHVVNCHRGESFLLWGLLKRATRSFALVRTRGDQRLPRNNLPNRWLHRDVADAVVATNSSMARHFIQAMGLPSEKVWTILGGVDTGRFRFDPEGRARVRAEFGFAPEDVVVGIVGRFDPVKGQEDLIRAAGEARRLGGCSFKLFFVGFDSITGSGEIKEWCRREGVDDIARLSGARKDVAACLSALDMGVCASRYSETIARAPMEIMACGRPLIATRVGVLPDLVPPSALAAPSDPEDLGRLLHKALTRPDWLKAVQVDEQRIMAQYSGKDFLNQTLSLYQGLTSGLHA, encoded by the coding sequence ATGCGCGCCATACAGGTGGTCAACGTCCGGTTCTTCAACGCCACGGCCTGGTACGGCCTGTACCTGACCCGCCTCATGCGCGAGGCCGGGCACCAGGCGCTGGTCATCGGGCTGCCGGATACCGAAAGCTTCGAGGTGGCGCGCGAATGGGGCATCGAGCCCGTGCCCATGGACATGAACACCACCCACCCCGGCCGCCTCCTGGCCCTGTACCGCGAGATGGCCGACCTCGTACGCGATTTCCGACCGCACGTGGTCAACTGCCATCGCGGCGAATCCTTCCTGCTCTGGGGGCTCCTTAAGCGCGCCACGCGCTCCTTCGCCCTGGTGCGCACGCGCGGCGACCAGCGCCTGCCCAGGAACAACCTGCCCAACCGCTGGCTGCACCGCGATGTGGCCGACGCCGTGGTGGCCACCAACTCCTCCATGGCCCGGCACTTCATCCAGGCCATGGGCCTGCCCTCGGAAAAGGTCTGGACCATCCTGGGCGGAGTGGACACCGGCCGCTTCCGCTTCGACCCCGAGGGCCGCGCGCGCGTGCGCGCCGAGTTCGGCTTCGCGCCCGAGGACGTGGTGGTGGGCATCGTGGGCCGATTCGACCCGGTCAAGGGGCAGGAGGATCTAATCCGCGCGGCCGGGGAGGCCAGACGCCTGGGCGGCTGCAGCTTCAAGCTCTTCTTCGTGGGCTTCGATTCCATCACCGGCAGCGGCGAGATCAAGGAATGGTGCCGCCGCGAAGGCGTGGACGACATCGCCCGCCTTTCGGGGGCGCGAAAGGACGTGGCCGCCTGCCTCTCGGCCCTGGATATGGGCGTGTGCGCCTCGCGCTACTCCGAGACCATCGCCCGCGCGCCCATGGAGATCATGGCCTGCGGCAGGCCGCTTATCGCCACGCGGGTGGGCGTGCTGCCCGACCTGGTGCCGCCCTCGGCCCTGGCCGCGCCATCCGACCCCGAAGACCTCGGCCGCCTGTTGCACAAGGCCCTGACCCGGCCCGACTGGCTGAAGGCCGTGCAGGTGGACGAGCAGCGCATCATGGCCCAGTATTCGGGCAAGGATTTCCTCAACCAGACCCTGAGCCTCTACCAGGGACTGACATCCGGACTGCACGCCTGA
- a CDS encoding VOC family protein: MERMVHFDVFADNPERMAGFYAQAFGLDFVRDSRGENYWLRDGLDDGQSLIFGRVGKRPAHRVTGTPTIHTSSVDEALNRVVAAGGRVIVPRRAIPGIGYMAYCEDPEGNAFSIFQPDSQAA; encoded by the coding sequence ATGGAAAGAATGGTGCATTTCGACGTTTTTGCGGACAATCCCGAGCGTATGGCCGGGTTCTACGCCCAAGCCTTCGGGCTCGATTTCGTCCGGGACTCCCGGGGTGAGAATTATTGGCTGCGCGACGGCCTGGATGACGGACAGAGCCTGATCTTCGGCCGCGTGGGCAAACGACCCGCCCATCGGGTCACGGGAACGCCGACCATTCACACGTCCTCGGTGGACGAGGCCCTGAATCGGGTCGTCGCGGCCGGAGGCAGGGTCATCGTGCCGCGCCGCGCCATCCCCGGCATCGGCTACATGGCCTATTGCGAAGATCCCGAAGGCAACGCCTTCAGCATTTTTCAGCCGGATTCGCAGGCAGCTTGA
- a CDS encoding Fur family transcriptional regulator has product MNQTTHENTTQGRAGRMIECMRRSGLRVTPQREAIVRLLADDSSHPSAESVHARAALELPWMSKATVYNTLNSLIQAGVIQELDLGHERRFDGRTDEPHAHLVCRVCGRIEDVDLPEGFDIAGLADAGTGFRAEHVQVKLTGTCRACAAGPEASPSPCRRAGGHIQPR; this is encoded by the coding sequence ATGAACCAGACCACGCACGAAAACACCACTCAGGGCCGGGCAGGCCGGATGATCGAGTGCATGCGGCGAAGCGGGCTTCGCGTCACGCCGCAGCGAGAGGCCATCGTGCGCCTCCTGGCCGATGACTCCTCGCATCCGAGCGCCGAATCGGTGCATGCCCGCGCGGCCCTGGAACTGCCCTGGATGAGCAAGGCCACGGTCTACAACACCCTGAACAGCCTGATCCAGGCCGGGGTGATCCAGGAACTCGACCTCGGCCACGAGCGCCGCTTCGACGGCCGCACGGACGAGCCGCACGCGCACCTCGTGTGCCGCGTCTGCGGCCGCATCGAGGATGTCGATCTGCCCGAGGGGTTCGACATCGCGGGCCTGGCCGACGCGGGCACAGGCTTTCGCGCCGAGCACGTCCAAGTCAAGCTCACCGGGACATGCCGCGCCTGCGCCGCAGGACCCGAAGCCAGCCCCTCCCCGTGCCGCCGCGCCGGGGGACACATACAACCACGCTAA
- a CDS encoding radical SAM protein: MFPFSHEQFLPCTLQELIEVRERLPFADVHAPLHLTDDMDAYELHSGFLVEGSQGVFCVSSLRLLREASSGKSAHEIARSPDDLTELEHLHRYGVIRTGNGGSGKLITHEAGNEFSRLYENRNLTWFSYIPQKIEMDITTKCNLRCIHCSREASPEARQGSMTLEDYIRIIEQAAEIGVPNLTVMGGEPTTHPEFIELALIARVAGVKSLSTSTNGWLVDAALAHKMARLFGSVQVSLHGAKSATHDAIVGRKGAFERAVRALSLLRDEGVASLNISFSVMRQNATEISAMVELAKDLGITELRFLVLTPEGRALNLSTWGEDEKREIADQLGGLRVAFGNCVDISAGGFPPYDGISKTAAFYGCPAGRNLLYIDAQGRAKPCHCTGIDLGDVRESPLLDLWHSKPMQSLRSRLDCCEYSQVCAGGCLGNEEWLQKFFHHA, from the coding sequence ATGTTCCCATTCAGCCATGAACAATTTCTACCATGCACACTTCAAGAACTCATAGAAGTCCGCGAGAGACTCCCATTTGCCGATGTCCACGCCCCGCTCCATCTTACAGACGATATGGATGCATATGAATTACACTCGGGATTTCTCGTCGAAGGAAGCCAGGGTGTCTTCTGCGTTTCGTCTTTGCGTCTGCTCCGGGAAGCAAGTTCTGGAAAAAGCGCGCATGAAATCGCACGATCCCCAGACGACCTCACAGAGCTCGAACACCTCCATAGATACGGCGTCATCAGAACCGGAAACGGTGGCAGCGGAAAATTGATCACCCATGAGGCTGGGAACGAGTTTTCACGGTTGTATGAGAATCGGAACCTGACGTGGTTCTCCTACATTCCGCAGAAGATCGAGATGGATATCACCACAAAGTGCAACCTGCGATGCATTCATTGCTCCCGGGAGGCGTCTCCGGAGGCAAGGCAGGGAAGCATGACGCTTGAGGACTACATCCGGATTATCGAACAAGCTGCGGAAATCGGCGTACCGAACTTGACGGTCATGGGAGGAGAACCCACCACCCATCCCGAATTCATCGAACTGGCCCTGATCGCGCGAGTGGCCGGGGTCAAGAGCCTTTCGACGAGCACGAACGGCTGGCTGGTCGACGCCGCGCTGGCGCACAAGATGGCCCGTCTTTTCGGATCGGTCCAGGTCAGCCTGCACGGCGCGAAAAGCGCGACGCACGACGCCATTGTCGGTCGCAAAGGCGCATTCGAGCGCGCGGTGCGCGCGCTTTCGCTGTTGCGCGACGAGGGCGTGGCCTCGCTGAACATCTCCTTCTCGGTCATGCGACAAAACGCGACCGAGATTTCGGCCATGGTCGAACTGGCCAAGGATCTGGGCATAACCGAACTGCGCTTCCTGGTGCTCACCCCCGAGGGTAGGGCCCTGAACCTTTCGACCTGGGGCGAGGACGAAAAACGGGAAATCGCCGATCAGCTTGGCGGCTTGCGCGTGGCCTTCGGCAACTGCGTGGACATAAGCGCGGGCGGTTTCCCGCCCTACGACGGCATATCGAAGACAGCCGCGTTCTACGGCTGCCCGGCGGGAAGAAACCTGCTCTACATAGACGCGCAAGGCCGCGCCAAGCCTTGCCATTGCACCGGCATCGACCTCGGCGACGTTCGCGAATCCCCCTTGCTTGATCTGTGGCACAGCAAACCAATGCAATCCTTGCGTTCCAGACTCGATTGCTGCGAATACAGTCAGGTCTGCGCTGGGGGCTGTCTTGGCAATGAGGAATGGCTGCAAAAATTCTTTCACCATGCATGA
- a CDS encoding glycosyltransferase family 2 protein: MREPVTAVILTFNGQRLLRECLQSLDFCDEIVVVDSGSTDETLAIAAEFGARVLHRAWEGTIPQFRFAFTHVATPWVVTLDQDEYCSPELRQAIVQALENPGSACGFYVKRRSFYLDRFLKHSGWYPDWLFRVFRMDGFELKGTLPHEEFRPKGEAGRIHEDIVHYPYEDLAEHLRKIAAYTKTSAGIMYARGKRCGVAGACLRALGRFVKKYVFKLGFLDGRAGFVLALYDMLYVFQKYLLLEEMRLRDEKTGKPSSRS, translated from the coding sequence ATGCGAGAACCCGTCACCGCCGTGATCCTGACCTTCAACGGCCAGCGCCTGCTGCGCGAATGCCTGCAAAGCCTCGACTTCTGCGACGAGATCGTGGTCGTGGACTCGGGCAGCACGGACGAGACCCTGGCCATCGCCGCCGAGTTCGGCGCGCGCGTGCTGCACCGCGCCTGGGAAGGCACGATCCCGCAGTTCCGCTTTGCCTTTACGCACGTGGCCACGCCCTGGGTGGTGACCCTGGACCAGGACGAATACTGCTCGCCGGAACTGCGGCAAGCCATCGTCCAGGCGCTCGAAAACCCCGGCAGCGCGTGCGGCTTCTACGTCAAGCGGCGCTCGTTCTACCTCGACCGCTTCCTCAAACATTCGGGCTGGTATCCGGACTGGCTGTTCAGGGTCTTCCGCATGGACGGCTTCGAGCTCAAGGGCACGCTGCCGCACGAGGAGTTCCGGCCCAAGGGCGAGGCGGGCCGCATCCACGAGGACATCGTCCACTATCCTTATGAGGATCTGGCCGAGCACCTGCGCAAGATCGCGGCCTACACCAAGACCTCGGCCGGGATCATGTACGCGCGTGGCAAGCGCTGCGGCGTGGCCGGGGCCTGCCTGCGGGCGCTTGGCCGCTTCGTGAAGAAGTACGTGTTCAAGCTCGGCTTCCTCGACGGCCGCGCGGGCTTCGTCCTGGCGCTGTACGACATGCTCTACGTCTTCCAGAAGTACCTGCTCCTGGAGGAGATGCGGCTGCGCGACGAGAAGACGGGCAAGCCCTCTTCCCGCTCCTGA
- a CDS encoding FmdB family zinc ribbon protein yields the protein MPMYEYSCAACGVEFEELGSLRDESCPPCPACASVETKRLVSRHSLKTGVPPIKGLDTIKQIHPNARPAHLNRGPGGPTGCGGCKPSGG from the coding sequence ATGCCCATGTACGAATATTCCTGTGCCGCCTGCGGCGTCGAGTTCGAGGAACTCGGCAGCCTGCGCGACGAGTCCTGCCCGCCCTGCCCGGCCTGCGCCAGCGTCGAGACGAAACGGCTCGTCTCCCGCCATTCCCTGAAGACCGGCGTGCCCCCCATCAAGGGGCTCGACACCATCAAGCAGATTCATCCCAATGCGCGTCCCGCGCACCTCAACCGCGGCCCCGGCGGTCCTACCGGTTGCGGCGGCTGCAAGCCAAGCGGCGGTTGA